The proteins below are encoded in one region of Balaenoptera ricei isolate mBalRic1 chromosome 6, mBalRic1.hap2, whole genome shotgun sequence:
- the LOC132367822 gene encoding NUT family member 2G-like, producing the protein MASEGAWPVLGTDVTMNPGASLSTFTAVPFPPPTPGAQHRPPWQQHLPRPLTPAFPPGSSLLLPAFPRTPLVANGGRGPSAPGACNLTVQVRSQGRTVEAPQTQTFVVTQAPLNWSAPGALSRSAACPAPVFIATPVMGTVVTASAVGVSQAGKGGWTPGFPPQAPPPAAQLAPIIRPVNSGPWPHGTSREGRLATNQSNASQDGSSNPQREYSNFRRWQHIKPLARRHFHLSPDAEAFSCFLIPVLRSVARLNPYMPLEEGLWRAVQEWRRLSNLDRMIYYERAEKFMEFAAKEETHIQHLQWMQCAQHLPPPAPPKLDPRGPPAPKVGLQPGTQLPTGAEGTACAPRMSGPRAQPSHPKPHRSQWPPEPKAPKEIPPETVREDVDRMEALVGPVHSATGKSPAECGKDGNELKQEEDDTYLDPCLLSYTDELRSREHSVTKVEAVIHPRFPAELFSPDPQLDVLALAEELKQEEGLTPEEVSGHCPTAQCSSSHTCAWSRHCPPPSYQLVQKRLLALKEDEGGPAAASHSAPGMGSSPSESHAGQGAQRHDQDRHQGVSDEACPPEIDVEALHRPIRTDTGPFVLRVFVPCRGRQEVSPFRAGRPSPPQGQRRTGPLLGPRDASVLREASPVPEARGPRDASSENEEALPSLASLLASPQSLPPCGLSQSPAPASGLASPGDGVIFALFPPPHSSQ; encoded by the exons atggcttcagaagGAG CATGGCCAGTGCTGGGAACGGATGTGACCATGAACCCCGGTGCCTCCTTGTCTACTTTCACGGCagtgcccttccctccacccactcCTGGTGCCCAGCACCGGCCACCCTGGCAGCAGCACCTGCCACGTCCCCTCACCCCAGCATTCCCTCCTGGCAGCAGCCTGCTGCTGCCAGCTTTCCCCAGGACGCCTTTGGTGGCTAATGGTGGCCGTGGCCCCAGTGCCCCTGGGGCTTGCAACCTCACTGTCCAAGTCAGGTCACAAGGGAGGACAGTGGAGGCCCCCCAGACTCAGACCTTTGTCGTTACTCAGGCCCCCCTCAACTGGAGCGCTCCAGGGGCCCTCAGCAGGAGTGCTGCATGTCCTGCACCCGTATTCATAGCAACCCCTGTGATGGGGACCGTTGTGACTGCTTCAGCTGTTGGAGTTAGTCAggctggcaagggaggctggaccccaggctttcctcctcaagctccaccaccagctgcccagctggCCCCTATCATTCGCCCAGTGAACTCTGGGCCATGGCCACATGGCACTTCCAGGGAGGGCCGCCTGGCCACCAACCAGTCCAACGCCTCGCAGGATGGCTCCTCTAACCCCCAGAGAGAGTACAGTAACTTCCGACGTTGGCAGCACATCAAGCCCCTGGCCCGGAGACACTTTCACCTGAGTcctgatgcagaagctttttcctgctttctcat CCCAGTGCTTCGATCTGTGGCCCGCCTGAATCCCTACATGCCGCTGGAGGAGGGACTGTGGAGGGCCGTGCAGGAATGGCGGCGCTTGAGCAACCTTGACCGGATGATCTACTACGAGAGGGCGGAAAA GTTCATGGAATTTGCGGCCAAGGAGGAGACGCACATTCAGCATTTGCAGTGGATGCAGTGCGCGCAGcacctgcctcctccagccccaccgaagctggatcctcgggggcccccagccccgaaaGTGGGCCTTCAGCCAGGCACCCAGCTTCCCACTGGAGCTGAAGGCACAG cctgtgctcccaggatgtccggccccagggcccagccctcgcACCCGAAGCCACACAGATCCCAGTGGCCCCCGGAGCCCAAGGCGCCCAAGGAGATTCCCCCTGAGACTGTGAGGGAGGATGTGGACAGGATGGAGGCGCTGGTGGGGCCCGTCCACTCAGCCACAGGCAAGTCACCTGCAGAATGTGGAAAGGACGGAAatgagctgaagcaggaagaggacgACACCTACTTGGACCCGTGTCTCTTGAGCTACACTGACGAGCTGCGTTCCCGGGAACACTCTGTCACCAAG GTGGAGGCAGTCATTCATCCTCGATTCCCGGCAGAATTGTTTTCCccggacccacagctggatgtcttggcccttgctgaggagctgaagcaggaggaaggactcacccctgaagaagtgagc ggcCATTGTCCCACTGCCCAGTGCTCCTCCTCTCACACGTGCGCGTGGAGCCgtcactgtcctcctccctcctaccagCTGGTGCAGAAACGACTCCTGGCCTTGAAAGAGGACGAGGGTGGGCCGGCAGCCGCGAGCCACAGTGCACCCGGAATGGGCTCAAGTCCATCTGAGTCCCACGCCGGCCAAGGTGCCCAGAGGCACGACCAAGACCGCCATCAAGGGGTCAGTGATgaagcctgcccaccagagaTTGATGTTGAGGCTCTTCATAGGCCCATCCGAACAGACACTGGCCCGTTCGTGCTCAGAGTCTTTGTTCCCTGTCGAGGACGTCAGGAGGTCTCTCCATTCCGGGCCGgacggccctcccctccccagggtcaaAGGCGCACTGGCCCTCTACTGGGACCCAGGGATGCGTCTGTTCTCAGAGAGGCGTCTCCTGTTCCGGAGGCCCGAGGGCCCAGGGACGCGTCCAGTGAGAACGAGGAGGCgctccccagcctggcctccctcTTGGCCTCTCCGCAGAGCCTGCCGCCTTGCGGGCTGTCCCAGAgtcctgcccctgcctcaggcCTGGCCTCCCCTGGAG ATGGTGTCATCTTTGCACTCTTCCCACCGCCTCACTCCAGCCAGTAA